DNA from Asticcacaulis sp. ZE23SCel15:
TCTGGCAGCACCTCACCATACCTGTGGGCCTCTTGACTCTTAATCTAATTTCAGAACAAAAAGAGAACATATTTTAAGGTCCAGAAAGGATTGAGCATGTCATGGAACTCGATAACCGATCCCAGTTCAGAGCCCTCCGCGCCCGCTTCAGCGGACGAGACGTGGCTGACCGCACAATTCTGCCCCTCGGAATCGATGAAATTGACCGCAAGCTCCCCGGCGGCGGATTGGTCCGCGGGGCACTCCACGAAGTGGCCGGTGGCGCGAATGGGGCTGTTGACGGAGCGGCGGCGGCTGCCTTTGCCGCGGGCCTAGCGGCAAGAACCGGGGGAACAGTGTTGTGGTGCCATATCCAGCCGGATCTTTTCACGCCAGCCCTGGCACAATGTGGGCTCACCTCTGATCGGGTCGTCTTCTTTGAGACGCGCGAGGAGAAAGCCATTCTCGGGTGCTTTGAGGAGGCGCTTCGTCATGGGGGGTTGGGGGCTGTCGTCGCAGAGATCGGTCACCTGAGCCTCAAAGCTTCGCAAAGGCTTCAGTTTGCGGCGGCAACGTCCGGCACTATGGGCATCGCGGTGCGACGCTGGCGAAGACAAACAGAGGCGAGGGATTTCGGTAGTCCGACCGCTGCGGCAACCCGATGGCGGGTGACGGAGACCGAGTTGGAGAAATTGCCGGTCCGAGGCGTGGGCCGGGCACGATGGTTACTGGAACTGATGAGGGCGCGCGGCGGCGATTGCGCGGATTTTGAAGTAGAGGCGTTTGATGCACAGGGTCATCTCGGTTTACCTGCCCACATGGCCGACCGATCGGCTGCGTCGGTTGCCGGATGGAGTCGCGCCGCCTCGTGATGCGGCGCTGGTTCTCAAAGGCTCGGATGGACGCCGCCGGGTGGTCATGGCTATGGACGATCTCGCCCGCTCATTAGGCATCTCAGTGGGTATGCCGGTTGCCAAGGCACAGGCGCTCGTTGACGATCTTCTATTGCTGGATGCCGATCCGGTGGCGGATCGCGTCGCCCTTGAGGCGTTGGCGCTGTGGGGCCTGCGGCGATATTCCCCCATCGTCATGGCCGATCCCCCGGACGGGATCGTGCTCGATGTGACCGGTGCCACGCACCGGTTCGGTGGTGACCAAGGACTACTTGAAGATATAATTTCACAATTGGAGGACAAGGGCATCAAGGCCAAGGCCTCAATGTCGGAGACATGGGCTGCCTCCTACGCGCTGGCGCGCTATCTGCCAGCGAAAATGACACTGATCCCGCCTGGAAAGACCAACGAAACGCTGCTCAAGCTTCCGGTCGATGCCTTACGGTTGCCTGTCAGTACCTTGGACGGATTGCGTGTTTTGGGGTTCGACACGATCGGCGAACTGGCTTCTCAGCCTAGAGCCCCGCTAACCCTCCGCTTCGGGCCAGAGCTGTTTCGCCGGATCGACATGGCTTTTGGGCGTATGAACCAACCTGTGACGCCCATTGAACCTCCTGAAATGATCATCTCCCGACGATCATTTTTTGAACCTATTGGGGCGCCGGATACCATTGCCCAATACACCCGCATACTGGTCGACGACCTCTGCGATCGGCTGGAAGATGCGGGCGAAGGGGCTTTGCAGGTCGATCTGCGCTTTTACCGCGTCGACAACAAGGTTGAGGCGATACAGGTCAGAACAGCAAAACCCGTCAGAGACGAGAAACGCCTGTGCAGGCTTCTTTGCGACAAGATCGAGACCGTTGATCCAGGCTTCGGGATCGAACGCATGGTGCTCGCGGCAACGCTGACGGGACCGCTGTCGCCCGCCCAGATTCACGCGACCTTTGGCGAAGCGAAAATTCCGGATGTCGATGACCTCTGGGATACGTTGAATAACCGGTTTGGTGGTAGCAGTCGCTTGTACCGGTCTGTCGCCTCACCGAGCGATATTCCCGAGCGTGCCGTTCGGAAACTGGCGGTGCACGCCAAAGCCACCGGATCATCCAGAAATGCCGGTTTTCGGCGGCCGTTTCGTCTGTTACGCCCACCCGAAGCCATGCAGACCATGGCGCTTTTGCCGGATCATCCACCGGTCTCGTTCCAGTGGCGGGGCAGTCGCTACCGCGTCACGGCGGCCGATGGGCCCGAGCGGGTTCGCGGTGAATGGTGGAAAACCGATAAGGAGGCCGGCAAGGTCCGGGACTATTTCATTCTGGAGGTCGATAGCGGCGAGCGCTTCTGGGCGTTTCGGACCGGGGATGGTCAGAATGAAGATACCGGCGCCCTGCGCTGGTACATGCACGGAAAGTTCGCCTGATGGCCGCTCTCGCCCCCTCCGCCTATGTCGAACTGCAGTGCGCCTCGCACTTTTCCTTCCTGCGCGGCGTGTCGTCATGCGACGAGCTGTTCGCGCGGGCCAAGGCATTAGGTATGGAGGCCCTGGCGATAACGGACCGTAACAGTCTGGCCGGGATCGTGCGCGCCCTTGTGGCCGCACGGGCTACTGGTGTCCGTTTGATCATGGGCTGTCGGCTGGACCTCATGGATGGCAATGCCATGCTCGTCTATCCCACCGACCGGGCCTCATATGCGCGCCTGAGCCGTCTGTTGTCTCTGGGCAAAAGCCGGGCGGGGAAGGGCAACTGCCATATAGACTGGAATGACGTCGAAGATTTTAGTGACGGCCTCATCGCCATCTATCTGCCGGGCGATCCGGACGATCAATGCGGGCTAAATCTAAAGCGCTTCAAGTCGATCTTTGCCGAACGTGCCTATGTGGCGCTGACCTTACGGCGCCGCCAGGGCGATTACCTGCGCTTGCTTTCCCTGTCCAATCTGGCCGCCCGCGTTCGTGTGCCGACCGTGGTCACCAATGATGTGCTCTACGCTGAGCACGACCAGGCCATCCTGCAGGATGTGGTGACCTGCATCCGTCATCGCTGCACCATTGATGACCTGGGCGATCGCCGCGAACTCTATGCCGACCGGTATTTGAAGTCTCCGGAAGAAATGGGGCGGCTGTTCCCCGACTATACCGAGGCGCTCAGGCGCTCAGTCGACATCGCCGATCGGTGCCGGTTCTCGATGGAAGAGCTGACCTACCAGTACCCGGCCGAACTGACCGATGATGGTCTGACCCCGATCGAGCGCCTGAAGCGCTTGTCATGGGAAGGGGCCAAATGGCGCTTTCCGGAAGGTGTCCCTGACGAGATTATCCGGCTGCTGAAGCATGAGCTGGGCCTGATCGCCGACCTCAACTATGCCCCATACTTTCTGACGGTCAATGCAATCGTCCAGTATGCGCGCTCGATCGGCGTCCTGTGTCAGGGCCGGGGATCGGCCGCCAATTCCTGCGTCTGCTATGTGCTCGGTATCACCTCCATCGATCCGGCCAGAAACGATCTTTTGTTTGAGCGCTTTATTTCGGCGGAACGGGGTGAACCGCCTGATATTGACGTCGATTTTGAACACAACAAGCGCGAACTGGTCATGCAGTGGGTCTTTGAGACCTATGGCCGTAACCATGCCGCCCTGTGCTCCGTCGTGACGCGCTATCGCACCCGCGGCGCTTTGCGCGATGTCGCCCGGGCCTTAGGGCTACCGGAAGACCTGATCAAAACCCTATCATCACAAGTGTCGCACTGGTCGCGCGACGGTTTCAAAGCGGAAGACGCGGTAGGATTGGGTATCAATCTGAATGACCGGCGCATTCGTCTGGTCATCGAGCTGTCGCGCCAGCTCATGGGCGCACCCCGCCACCTCAGCCAGCATCCGGGGGGCTTTGTGCTGACCCATGATCGGCTTGATGAGATGTGCCCGATCGAACCCGCGGCCATGGTGAACCGGCAGGTCATTGAGTTTGATAAGGATGATATCGAGGTTCTGAAATGGATGAAGGTCGATTGTCTGGCTTTGGGCATGATGTCGGCCATGCGCCGAGGCCTTGATCTGCTGCGCCAGCACAAGGATATCGATCTGAACCTGGCCACCATTCCGGCTGAAGACCCGCGCACCTACGCCATGATCCGTCGGGCCGATACGATGGGGACGTTTCAAATCGAGTCCCGCGCTCAAATGTCCATGCTCCCACGTATCAAACCTCGAACCTTTTACGATCTGGTGGTCGAGGTGGCGATCGTGCGGCCAGGGCCGATCCAGGGGGACATGGTTCACCCCTATCTCAGGCGACGCGAAGGCAAAGAGCCGGTCAGCTACCCGTCTCCGGCACTGGAGGCCGTGCTCTCCAAAACCTTGGGCGTGCCTCTGTTCCAGGAACAGGCCATGAGGGTCGTCATGGTTGCGGCCGGGTTTTCCGCCGCCAAAGCCGACCTCGTTAGACGGGCCATGGCGACGTTCAAGCATACGGGCGGTGTGCATCATTTTCGCGATGAGATCATCGAGGGGATGCTAAAAAACGGCTACACCCAGGAATACGCCGAGCAACTGTTTGGCCAATTGCAGGGGTTCGGCTCGTACGGCTTCCCAGAAAGCCATGCCGCCAGCTTTGCCTTGATCGCCTATGCCTCATCCTGGCTGAAATGCCATCATCCGGACGTGTTTTTGGCGGCACTGCTCGATAGCCAGCCCATGGGATTTTATGCGGCGGCTCAGCTAATCCGCAACGCCGCCGAACACGGCGTGGACGTTCGCCCGGTTTGCGCCAATAATTCCCGATGGGATTCGACCCTGGAGCCCACCCCTCATCCCAACCGGTTTGCGGTGCGCATGGGGTTTCGGATGATCAAAGGCCTTAAGAACGCCGACATGGCGACCCTGATTGCCGCCCGCGGTGAAACGCCGTTCAAATCTCTTCAGGATCTGTGGCGTAGATCAGGCGTGCCGATCTCGACCCTTCAAACTCTTGGCCGTGCCGACGCCTTTAAGCCCTGTTTCAAACTGGCGCGCCGTGAGGCCCTCTTTGCCTTGAAGGGTATGCGCGATGAACCGCTGCCGTTGTTTGCCGACTTTTTTGACAATGACGGCGGCCACCAGGCGGAGGCCATCGAGCCGGCGCTTCAGCTTAAGGCCATGACGGCCGGGCATGAAGTCGTTGAAGACTATAATACGCAAGGCTTTAGCCTCAGCCAGCATCCTATCTATTTTCTTCGTGGCGAACTGAGCACGAGGGGACTGATGTCGTGTAAGGAAGCGGTGTCTGCCCCAGATGGGAAATACGTCAAGGTGGCCGGCCTGGTGCTGGTGCGGCAGAGGCCAGGGTCAGCCAATGGTGTAACCTTCATGACCATCGAAGACGAGACGACTGACCTAAACGTCATCGTCTGGGAAAAGACCGGTCAGCTTTTCCGGCGCGTGCTGTTGGCGTCCAGTCTGATTGAGGTTTCTGGCCAGATACAAAAGGAAGGGGAGGTCATCCACCTGATCGCCCGGTCACTCAACGATCTTACACCCTTGCTGTCCACTATCAGCCAGCGCGACATCGCCATGACCATGCCGCATCAGCCTGGTGATGAGTTTCGAAACGGTGGCGTGCTCATGGACGCTCGGGTTGCGAAATCACCAGCAGGCGCAGCGTTGGTCAAGAGCCGTGATTTCAGATGATGGCCCAAAGGCGACATGGGCGCCCGCCCTTCGCTAGACAAAAGCGGAAGTGAAATGGGTTTTGGGATGAGCTCAAGTGTGATCTGCTGCCGAATACCCAACACAATCTCCTATAATCGCTTTCGCTTCGCGTTCGGGAAAGCCTGCATTACGTCCATGTCGAAGAGAATCACGATGGCTCGTCGATCTGGATAAGAACAGCCTCTAAAGGCGTGACGTGGCAAATGCTGATTTTATTAAAATACCATTGCGGGTGCATTTGGCCTAACTTACAACTAAAGATACAAGAGCCACAGGCCGAATCAAACACGTGACGCAAAAAGCTATAAATCTGGAAAACATCGCCAAGATGGCGCAAACCTGTTTTCAGAACAATCCAACAATTGTTTTGGGAAGCGGATCATCAATGCCTCACGGATTACCCAGTATGGGTGACCTGAGTGCCTATCTCAAGGCTAATATAACAACTGATGGTGAGGCTGAGACCGATGCGTGGCTTCTGGTAAAGGCTGCATTGACAAATGGAGATCATTTGGAAGCGGCATTGGAAGGCAAGAACCTTCCCATGAGCTTGCTGTCGAAGATCGTCAGCCTCACATGGAAGTGCGTAAACGAGAAGGATTTTGAGCTTTACTGCAATTTGACGTCTGACCCGGCGGCATATCCTCTTGGAACGTTGCTTGCCGGCCTGTTCAAAAGCAGCAATGCGGTCGTCAATGTGGTCACGACGAATTACGATCGTGTCGTCGAATTCGCGTGCAATTCGGCAGGCCTGCTCTTCCAAACCGGGTTTGCGCCGGGATACCTACAGAAATGGGAATCGACCGGCGGCGTCAGCTTCCAGCGCGGCGGCAAAGAGGCGCGCGTCGTCAAGATCTGGAAGGTTCATGGTTCGCTGGACTGGTTTCGCACTTCGGATGATCGCACGATTGGTTTGCCCGTGTTTACATTGCCCGAAAACGGGAATGTGCCCCTCATCGTAACACCCGGTCTGAACAAGTACGAGAAGACCTACGAAGATCCGTTCCGTACGACGATCAATGGTGCCGATGACGCCTTGAAACGGGCTTCCGCCTTCTTGAGCGTTGGCTTTGGCTTTCGTGACCAGCATATCCATCCTAAGATCATTGAGCGATGCCGGGAGAAGAATGTTCCGATCGTTGTCTTGGCGAGGACGTTGACGGACGAAGCAAAGTCATTCCTGAAAGCGAAGGCCGGTACGAATTATCTCGGAATCGAGCGCCATGATGCGGGAAGTCGGGTTTACGGCCCAAGTTGTCCTGACGGGGAAATAATTGGCGAACAAGACCTGTGGTCACTCCACGGGTTCAACAAACTGGTGATATAAGGGGGGATAATGACAATCTTCAATTACGAGGATACAGAAGCGCTCGGCACGGTAATATCCGTCGATACCGCGACGGCGACCATTCGCGTTAGCGATCTGGACCGGCTGAAACGCCTCCAGGTCAATCGGCTGGTGGTCTTGCAAAGCAGCAAGCCCGGGCAACACCTCATAGGCGTCGTGGTAAGGATCACGCGTAAGCTCGAGGAACGTGTTCGGGACCCGGAGGCTGATGTCGAGGTGGAATTTGAGCCCTCGGCCAACAACCTGGTGAGGATCACATTGATAGGTACGCTCCTGGACCGGATCGGGCAGAAGAAGAATTTGTTTCGACGTACGCTTGAAACCGTGCCAGAGATCGAAGCCAACTGTTTTTCCCTTGAGGGTGAGCGGTTGACGAATTTTATGCAGGTCATTTCCAATGTTGAAATGGACGGCCCCAAACTGTCTCTGGGAACCTTCACACTCGATGATGACGCGGTCGCTTACCTGAACGGGAACAAGTTGTTTCAGCGACACGCTGTGATCGTTGGAAGCACGGGATCGGGTAAATCATGGACGACGGCCAGGCTCCTTGACCAGATCGCAGCCTTACCGCAGGCCAATGTGGTCCTTTTCGATATTCACGGAGAATATCGGCCGTTAAAGGGTGACGCCTTTCAACATTTCAGGGTGGCCGGCCCATCAGACATTGAAGGCAAGCGCGGTCTGGATGACGGCGTTCTACATTTGCCTTACTGGTTGCTGGGATATGAGGCGCTCGTTTCAATGTTCGTTGATCGCAGCGATCAGAACGCGCCCAACCAATCCATGATAATGACCCGGACGATTACCGACGCCAAAAAGGCGGCTCTGGTCGATCCAAAATACAAAGAAATTCTCGACAACTTCACTATCAACAGCCCCGTGCCCTTTGACTTGGATTCCGTGTTACAGGTGTTGAGCGATCTGAATGTTGAAATGGTCGCGGGCAGTTCCGGTCGTGACAAGCAAGGGGATTTCCACGGGAAACTGAGCCGCCTCGTGGCCCGGTTGGAAGCCAAGAAGAGCGACAGGCGTCTTGCATTCTTGTTTCAGCCACCGCCTGACTGCATGAAAATGGAATGGCTTACAGGGATGGTTCACAAGATCGTCGCCGGGCGTGGTTCGCAGGCCAACGGCAAAGGGGGCGTCAAAATAATCGATTTCTCGGAAGTGCCGTCGGACGTGTTGCCTCTCATGGTCAGTCTGCTGGCGCAAATTATTTTTACCACCACGGTGTGGACGGAAAGCAGCAAGCGGCACCCGATCGCTATGCTGTGCGATGAAGCGCATCTCTATATTCCCGAGCGCGCGCAGGTCGACAGCGGAGATTCCGTAGCCGTTGAGATATTCGAGCGGATCGCGAAAGAAGGGCGTAAATACGGTATTGGGCTGGTCGTCATCAGCCAGCGGCCGTCTGAGGTGAACCGAACAGTGCTCAGTCAGTGTAACAACGTCATAGCCATGAGATTGACCAATGGCGATGATCAGAATGTGATAAAACGGTTGCTGCCAGACAGCCTTGGCAGTTTCGGGGACCTCCTGCCGGTCCTTGATGTCGGGGAAGCCTTGGTGGTTGGTGACGCCAGCCTCCTGCCGACCAGAGTACGGATATCGGAACCCGATAGCAAACCGGATAGTCAGACCATTGCATTTTGGGAGCGCTGGAACGACCCCGAACCAAAAGCCAGCACGGAGAACGCCATCAAAGCTTGGCGGCGTCAAAGTATGGTCTGAACAATGACGCGGGGCATCTCTCAAAGTCTGAGGACTTAAAGAGATGAGCTTGCGGTGTGGAAATGTCTGCTAATGAAGCGCTGGCACGCGGTTGGGCAAAATTTCCGCAATGGGCCCCAATATGCAGCCGTAATAGTGGGCATCTTTCGGCAATTGGGGGCGGTTTGCGCCGCTAGTGAGCCGGCTTAGCTGGGAAAACTCGGCCACCGATATTGCGCCATAAACTTGATCCAGCACTGCAGAGTTTTAAGCGCTCCGCGTCATCGATGTCCGCTTTCGGGCTTGCAGCACACCTTAGGCCAGGCCAGGCCAGTACTTTACGGAGAAATGGATTGAGCGACAAAACTGCGCCCGAAGACTATATCCAATCATCAGCTGCTTCGCTCGGCCTTTCGCTAGCCGATTTTCGCGTGATCGAAGTGCCATTGCCGGAAGAACTTCAGACGAGAGATATCATAAGAGCAGTGTCCCTAGTGTACAAGGACCGTCCAATAGAAGTCCGAATACCAGCGCATTTAAGTGAGATCAATAAGAAGAAAGCGCTCATATCAGAATTGTCGAAGATCCGTTTTGGAATACTAAATTTCAGTCCTCTAGATAGAGATTTTCATTCGATATTGGAAGAGCTCAAAGCATCTGAGGATCTTTCCAAACCCAACCTGTTGCTGTCGTCTTTCATTGTGCCAGAAGAAAAGATATTTGAAGGCACTCTAGTCGCGTTTGCATCCTTAAGTTGGAACTCTGTTGTCTCTGAACTGGCAAAGGACTGGAGCCGGGCCTTCGAAATCCCTCCCTACAAATGGGAAGAGATCATTGCCGGAGCTTATAAGCGGGCTGGGTTCGACGAAGTAATATTAACGCCCCGCTCTGGGGATCATGGCCGCGATGTGATTGCGACTCGGAAAGGTATCGGCTCGATTAAAATCATAGGGTCGGTTAAGGCTTATGCCCCAGATCGGAAGGTTTCTTACGACGATGTAAGAGCTCTGCTCGGAGTAATGTCGGGGGAGTTGAATGTTTCAAAAGGAATTGTTTCCACAACCGCAGAATTTCCGCCGAAAATATTGGACGATCCTTTTATTGGTCCTTTTGTACCCTATCGGCTAGAGTTAATGAACGGGGCTAGATTACAGGAGTGGCTCGCTGACTTGGCGAAGTTTAGTTAGCGAATGAAAAGAGGAGATCTGCGTCTGAAACGGACATTTCATCCCCGACGTGGGATATGCTGTTCTAGCGTCCGCTTTTGGACGCTGTCCGCCAAATAGTAACTTTATCAGTCTCATTTCCGCTTCAGGCGCTCGAGAGACGTGCTAATTCATGCGGAGCGTTCGGCAGGCGTCACCGTCTGTTTTTCCATTCAATAGCGGTGTGTGTTCGAGTTCTTGCTCGCGAAAACGAGAAACTTCCCCCTGTAATACGCGACGGCAGGCTTCCTCAATTAATGCACGACCTCGCAGCGGCGGTTTCCTATCCGGACCTTTACCGCTACTTTTTTTCAAGTCCCAAAATCTAACTTGCCAATCGCCTCCAGCTACGGCCAGGGTGTGGCCATCCGGAGAGAAGGCTACGTCGGAAACCACGCCAATTTGTCGAAGGAGGGGGCCTTCAGCCTCCATCGTAGAGGTGATGAAAATTTGAACGGTAGTCGGATCTGGCATTATTGCGAGACGTTCACCGTCGGGCGAGAACTTTGCGTCCCAAGGATTCTGATTGTCGTTGAGGCGCACAATCGCCCCTGTGAACGTGAAATTTTTGCCATCGATTATGATAACCGCTGTTCCCGACGTAACGGCTATATATTTACCGTTGGGCGCATACCAAGCCATGCCTACATCGTGATCTAACTCAACCTCTCGCGACCAATCCGGTGTCGTCACGGTACGGGAGGCGACGTCCCATATACGCAAAGAGCGTCCATTCGACGTAAGAACTGTGCTTAGATCCGGGGAGGTCGCCAAATAGGTTTCTTTGTCTGAGTTTTTGATTTTCGCGATTAGTATCTGCGCTGGAGAATCAATTCTGCTAGCTTTTGAGCTTAAGTTCAGGTTGGCCTCGCCATAGTTGGTGGGCTGAACTGTCCAGGTATCTACATCGTCAGATATAAGCGATTGGCCATCCCCCGTGAATACAAGTGAGTAGACATTCATTCCATCCGTTGGAGCAGCGGAAGCTAGCAATTTATGTGTAAGCGCGTCCCAGATTTGTATGCCATTGGGGCCACTAGCAGTTGCAAGATACTTTCCGTTTGGCGAGTAAGCTACAGCATCAACGCTCTGTTTGAAATATATTCGACCATTCAACGCGGGAGATTTTGAAACCACGTCGGTTAGAATCTTTTCCGCTTTACCGCTGTCGAATCCAATCAAGAACGCTTCACGTCCGTTGATTGCTGCTATGGAAAAACGCGCTGCACTTTCGAAATCCGCAATCTCGAAGGCATCTTGGGCATTCACCGTCAAGGTTTGTGACCGCTGTTCAGCGGCTTTTTTGGCGATCAGAATAGTGAGCCATCCAAGCGAAACCAGGCCGACAAACAGGACGGCCACAGCAATAGCCCAAGCAAGGCCGGCTTTCATCTTCATCTCTGTCCCCAGTCTTTTGTATGCCAGATTAGCCCTGAATGGGAACTCACGCCATATTGAAAAAATGGAGCGTTGAAATCAGAGCGACTTCCGCTTCTGGCAACTAAAGTACAAACGTGAACTTGCGAAATTCATTTCCGCTATGGGCGCTATCACGCCGACGCGGCAGCGATAACTTTCTTCAGGCTGCATCCTATGCGCGCGTGGTCGCCTTGGCTATGTCGATAAAGCCTTCGATATAGGGAACATCGCTGTCATCCTTACGCAAGCCGACATGGATACTCTTGGGGATACCTTTTTCGCCTAGCCGCACGGCATGCGCGCGTGCGCCCAGCGGCATTTCCTGTAACAGCCAGTCCGGCATGGCGCTGACGCCCCGTCCGGCATCGACCATCTGAAGCATGAGTTCTGACGTTTCCACGGTCCGATGGCGTTTGGGGCGACAGCCGGCAGGGACGAGAAACTGTGTGAAGATGTCGAGGCGCTCGACGGCAACCGGATAGGTAATCAGCGTTTCAGAACTGAGGTCCGACGGGCTGGCGACAGTCTTTCCGGCCAAAGGGTGATGTTTTGCGACAGCGAGTATGATCTCGTAATCGAACACCGGCACAAAGGTGAGGCTGGGGTGCGTTATCGGGTCAGGCGTAATGATCAGATCGACTTCGTGACCCAACAGCGCCGCGATGCCGCCGAACTTGAACGCCGTCGTGACATCGAGATCCACCTCGGTCCATTGCCGCAAATACGGATCGAGGACCCGTGTAAGCCATTGCTGACACGGGTGACACT
Protein-coding regions in this window:
- a CDS encoding ATP-binding protein, whose amino-acid sequence is MTIFNYEDTEALGTVISVDTATATIRVSDLDRLKRLQVNRLVVLQSSKPGQHLIGVVVRITRKLEERVRDPEADVEVEFEPSANNLVRITLIGTLLDRIGQKKNLFRRTLETVPEIEANCFSLEGERLTNFMQVISNVEMDGPKLSLGTFTLDDDAVAYLNGNKLFQRHAVIVGSTGSGKSWTTARLLDQIAALPQANVVLFDIHGEYRPLKGDAFQHFRVAGPSDIEGKRGLDDGVLHLPYWLLGYEALVSMFVDRSDQNAPNQSMIMTRTITDAKKAALVDPKYKEILDNFTINSPVPFDLDSVLQVLSDLNVEMVAGSSGRDKQGDFHGKLSRLVARLEAKKSDRRLAFLFQPPPDCMKMEWLTGMVHKIVAGRGSQANGKGGVKIIDFSEVPSDVLPLMVSLLAQIIFTTTVWTESSKRHPIAMLCDEAHLYIPERAQVDSGDSVAVEIFERIAKEGRKYGIGLVVISQRPSEVNRTVLSQCNNVIAMRLTNGDDQNVIKRLLPDSLGSFGDLLPVLDVGEALVVGDASLLPTRVRISEPDSKPDSQTIAFWERWNDPEPKASTENAIKAWRRQSMV
- a CDS encoding ImuA family protein; the encoded protein is MELDNRSQFRALRARFSGRDVADRTILPLGIDEIDRKLPGGGLVRGALHEVAGGANGAVDGAAAAAFAAGLAARTGGTVLWCHIQPDLFTPALAQCGLTSDRVVFFETREEKAILGCFEEALRHGGLGAVVAEIGHLSLKASQRLQFAAATSGTMGIAVRRWRRQTEARDFGSPTAAATRWRVTETELEKLPVRGVGRARWLLELMRARGGDCADFEVEAFDAQGHLGLPAHMADRSAASVAGWSRAAS
- a CDS encoding error-prone DNA polymerase; this translates as MAALAPSAYVELQCASHFSFLRGVSSCDELFARAKALGMEALAITDRNSLAGIVRALVAARATGVRLIMGCRLDLMDGNAMLVYPTDRASYARLSRLLSLGKSRAGKGNCHIDWNDVEDFSDGLIAIYLPGDPDDQCGLNLKRFKSIFAERAYVALTLRRRQGDYLRLLSLSNLAARVRVPTVVTNDVLYAEHDQAILQDVVTCIRHRCTIDDLGDRRELYADRYLKSPEEMGRLFPDYTEALRRSVDIADRCRFSMEELTYQYPAELTDDGLTPIERLKRLSWEGAKWRFPEGVPDEIIRLLKHELGLIADLNYAPYFLTVNAIVQYARSIGVLCQGRGSAANSCVCYVLGITSIDPARNDLLFERFISAERGEPPDIDVDFEHNKRELVMQWVFETYGRNHAALCSVVTRYRTRGALRDVARALGLPEDLIKTLSSQVSHWSRDGFKAEDAVGLGINLNDRRIRLVIELSRQLMGAPRHLSQHPGGFVLTHDRLDEMCPIEPAAMVNRQVIEFDKDDIEVLKWMKVDCLALGMMSAMRRGLDLLRQHKDIDLNLATIPAEDPRTYAMIRRADTMGTFQIESRAQMSMLPRIKPRTFYDLVVEVAIVRPGPIQGDMVHPYLRRREGKEPVSYPSPALEAVLSKTLGVPLFQEQAMRVVMVAAGFSAAKADLVRRAMATFKHTGGVHHFRDEIIEGMLKNGYTQEYAEQLFGQLQGFGSYGFPESHAASFALIAYASSWLKCHHPDVFLAALLDSQPMGFYAAAQLIRNAAEHGVDVRPVCANNSRWDSTLEPTPHPNRFAVRMGFRMIKGLKNADMATLIAARGETPFKSLQDLWRRSGVPISTLQTLGRADAFKPCFKLARREALFALKGMRDEPLPLFADFFDNDGGHQAEAIEPALQLKAMTAGHEVVEDYNTQGFSLSQHPIYFLRGELSTRGLMSCKEAVSAPDGKYVKVAGLVLVRQRPGSANGVTFMTIEDETTDLNVIVWEKTGQLFRRVLLASSLIEVSGQIQKEGEVIHLIARSLNDLTPLLSTISQRDIAMTMPHQPGDEFRNGGVLMDARVAKSPAGAALVKSRDFR
- a CDS encoding DNA polymerase Y family protein, which codes for MDDLARSLGISVGMPVAKAQALVDDLLLLDADPVADRVALEALALWGLRRYSPIVMADPPDGIVLDVTGATHRFGGDQGLLEDIISQLEDKGIKAKASMSETWAASYALARYLPAKMTLIPPGKTNETLLKLPVDALRLPVSTLDGLRVLGFDTIGELASQPRAPLTLRFGPELFRRIDMAFGRMNQPVTPIEPPEMIISRRSFFEPIGAPDTIAQYTRILVDDLCDRLEDAGEGALQVDLRFYRVDNKVEAIQVRTAKPVRDEKRLCRLLCDKIETVDPGFGIERMVLAATLTGPLSPAQIHATFGEAKIPDVDDLWDTLNNRFGGSSRLYRSVASPSDIPERAVRKLAVHAKATGSSRNAGFRRPFRLLRPPEAMQTMALLPDHPPVSFQWRGSRYRVTAADGPERVRGEWWKTDKEAGKVRDYFILEVDSGERFWAFRTGDGQNEDTGALRWYMHGKFA
- a CDS encoding restriction endonuclease, which gives rise to MSDKTAPEDYIQSSAASLGLSLADFRVIEVPLPEELQTRDIIRAVSLVYKDRPIEVRIPAHLSEINKKKALISELSKIRFGILNFSPLDRDFHSILEELKASEDLSKPNLLLSSFIVPEEKIFEGTLVAFASLSWNSVVSELAKDWSRAFEIPPYKWEEIIAGAYKRAGFDEVILTPRSGDHGRDVIATRKGIGSIKIIGSVKAYAPDRKVSYDDVRALLGVMSGELNVSKGIVSTTAEFPPKILDDPFIGPFVPYRLELMNGARLQEWLADLAKFS
- a CDS encoding SIR2 family protein, translated to MTQKAINLENIAKMAQTCFQNNPTIVLGSGSSMPHGLPSMGDLSAYLKANITTDGEAETDAWLLVKAALTNGDHLEAALEGKNLPMSLLSKIVSLTWKCVNEKDFELYCNLTSDPAAYPLGTLLAGLFKSSNAVVNVVTTNYDRVVEFACNSAGLLFQTGFAPGYLQKWESTGGVSFQRGGKEARVVKIWKVHGSLDWFRTSDDRTIGLPVFTLPENGNVPLIVTPGLNKYEKTYEDPFRTTINGADDALKRASAFLSVGFGFRDQHIHPKIIERCREKNVPIVVLARTLTDEAKSFLKAKAGTNYLGIERHDAGSRVYGPSCPDGEIIGEQDLWSLHGFNKLVI
- a CDS encoding WD40 repeat domain-containing protein, giving the protein MKMKAGLAWAIAVAVLFVGLVSLGWLTILIAKKAAEQRSQTLTVNAQDAFEIADFESAARFSIAAINGREAFLIGFDSGKAEKILTDVVSKSPALNGRIYFKQSVDAVAYSPNGKYLATASGPNGIQIWDALTHKLLASAAPTDGMNVYSLVFTGDGQSLISDDVDTWTVQPTNYGEANLNLSSKASRIDSPAQILIAKIKNSDKETYLATSPDLSTVLTSNGRSLRIWDVASRTVTTPDWSREVELDHDVGMAWYAPNGKYIAVTSGTAVIIIDGKNFTFTGAIVRLNDNQNPWDAKFSPDGERLAIMPDPTTVQIFITSTMEAEGPLLRQIGVVSDVAFSPDGHTLAVAGGDWQVRFWDLKKSSGKGPDRKPPLRGRALIEEACRRVLQGEVSRFREQELEHTPLLNGKTDGDACRTLRMN